From the genome of Motacilla alba alba isolate MOTALB_02 chromosome 13, Motacilla_alba_V1.0_pri, whole genome shotgun sequence, one region includes:
- the MATR3 gene encoding matrin-3 isoform X3 has product MSGARAAGWRRAVQRRSRESTEWNHHINGATHSRRCQLLLEIYPEWNPDSDSGHGMGDPFMLQQSTNPAPGILGPPPPPFHLGGPPVGPRGAGNGNMQGPRHMQKGRVETSRVVHIMDFQRGKNLRYQLLQLVEPFGIITNHLILNKINEAFIEMSTTEDAQAAVEYYSTTPALVFGKPVRVHLSQKYKRIKKPEGKPDQKTEPPKPELGRVIHLSNLPHSGYSDNAVLKLAEPYGKIKNYILMRMKSQAFIEMETREDALAMVEHCANKALWFQGRCVKVDLSEKYKKLVLRIPNKGVELLKKDKTRKRTYSPDSKDSPSDKKSKTEPAQKPESGNTEEKAKEEKQEDAAEPSGAKSGEQTEQDEPSLLLESEDELLVDEEEAAALLESGSSAGEDADVANLADVATEEKKDTPDDATVKTEGNIAATPAAKKKLKKRYVGGFPRSMEGFVTLDEVGDEEDSDHQKLRKSGLAAKAAGKSEDSLAEIKVDKIEELEQESETLENGTKSEDNAKAESVEASEATTAQDTEKSTQENTDPQGEQETKSVLEKPLVPDEFRIGPYQPNIPVGVNYVVPKTGFYCKLCSLFYTNEDVAKKTHCSSLPHYQKLKKILDKMAEDFRQKKEG; this is encoded by the exons ATgagcggggcgcgggcggcgggctGGCGGCGCGCGGTGCAGCGGCGCTCTCGCGAGAGCACG GAGTGGAACCATCACATCAATGGAGCGACTCACAGCCGccgctgccagctgctgctcgAAAT atACCCAGAATGGAATCCTGACAGTGATTCAGGACATGGAAT GGGTGATCCCTTTATGTTGCAGCAATCTACAAACCCTGCGCCGGGAATTTTGGGACCACCCCCACCTCCATTCCACCTTGGAGGACCTCCTGTTGGGCCCAGAG gagctggaaatggaaatatgCAAGGACCCAGACACATGCAGAAGGGCAGAGTG GAAACAAGCAGAGTTGTGCACATCATGGATTTCCAGAGGGGAAAGAACCTGAGATACCAGCTGCTTCAGCTTGTTGAACCCTTTGGGATAATCACAAATCACCTGATTCTAAACAAAATCAATGAG GCATTTATTGAAATGTCAACCACTGAAGATGCCCAGGCTGCAGTGGAGTATTACTCAACAACACCTGCCCTGGTGTTTGGTAAACCAGTCAGAGTCCACTTGTCACAGAAATACAAGAGAATAAAG AAACCTGAGGGTAAACCTGACCAAAAGACTGAGCCACCAAAACCAGAACTTGGTCGTGTGATCCACCTTAGCAACTTGCCCCACTCGGGCTACTCTGACAACGCTGTTCTCAAACTGGCCGAGCCCTACGGGAAGATCAAGAACTACATCCTCATGAGAATGAAAAGCCAG GCCTTTATTGAGATGGAGACCAGAGAAGATGCTTTGGCCATGGTTGAGCATTGTGCCAACAAAGCGCTTTGGTTTCAAGGCAGATGTGTGAAAGTGGATTTATCTGAAAAGTACAAGAAACTGGTGTTAAGG attccCAACAAAGGAGTTGAACTGCTGAAAAAGGATAAAACCAG AAAGAGAACATATTCCCCAGACAGCAAAGATTCTCCCAGTGATAAGAAGTCCAAAACAGAACCTGCTCAGAAACCTGAAAGTGGCAATACAGAAGAAAAGGCGAAAGAGGAGAAACAGGAGGATGCTGCTGAGCCTTCAGGTGCCAAAAGTGGGGAACAGACAGAGCAAGATGAGCCCAGTTTACTCCTGGAGTCTGAAGATGAGCTGCTGGTggatgaggaggaggcagcagcactgttaGAAAGTGGCAGCTCAGCAGGAGAGGATGCGGATGTTGCCAATTTAGCTGATGTGgctactgaggaaaaaaaggacacaCCTGATGATGCGACTGTAAAAACTGAGGGGAATATTGCAGCCACTCCAGCAGCCAAGAAAAAGCTTAAAAAG CGCTACGTGGGCGGCTTCCCGCGCAGCATGGAGGGCTTCGTCACCCTGGACGAGGTGGGCGACGAGGAGGACTCCGACCACCAGAAGCTGCGCAAGTCCGGGCTGGCAGCCAAGGCTGCGGGCAAGAGCGAGGACAGCCTGGCAGAGATCAAGGTGGACAAGATTGAGGAGCTAGAGCAGGAGAGTGAAACGCTAGAAAACGGAACGAAAAGCGAAGACAACGCCAAGGCTGAAAGTGTTGAAGCTTCTGAAGCTACGACAGCACAGGATACTGAGAAAAGCACCCAGGAAAACACAGACCCCCAGGGCGAGCAGGAAACAAAGAGCGTTCTGGAGAAGCCTCTTGTCCCAGATGAGTTTAGGATTGGGCCATACCAGCCAAACATTCCTGTTG GTGTGAATTATGTGGTACCCAAAACAGGGTTTTATTGCAAATTGTGTTCCCTGTTCTACACAAATGAAGATGTTGCAAAAAAGACCCATTGCAGCAGCCTTCCTCATTATCAAAAGTTGAAG AAAATTCTGGATAAAATGGCAGAAGACTTCAGGCAAAAGAAAGAAGgttaa
- the MATR3 gene encoding matrin-3 isoform X1, which translates to MSKSFQQSSLSRDSQGHGRDLSAGIGLLAAATQSLNMPASLGRMNQGTARLASLMNLGMSSSLNQQGSHSALSSGSTSSHNLQSIFNIGSRGPLPLSSQHRGDADQATNILASFGLSARDLDELSRYPEDKITPENLPQILLQLKRRRAEEGYGRDGRSSTREPPYRVPRDDWEEKRHFRRDSFDDRGPSLNPVVDYDHGSRSQESGYYDRMDYEDDRLRDGERCRDESFYGETSHNYHKFDSEYDRMGRGPGPERSLFEKKRGAPPNSNIEDFHGFLPKGYPHLCSICDMPVHSNKEWNHHINGATHSRRCQLLLEIYPEWNPDSDSGHGMGDPFMLQQSTNPAPGILGPPPPPFHLGGPPVGPRGAGNGNMQGPRHMQKGRVETSRVVHIMDFQRGKNLRYQLLQLVEPFGIITNHLILNKINEAFIEMSTTEDAQAAVEYYSTTPALVFGKPVRVHLSQKYKRIKKPEGKPDQKTEPPKPELGRVIHLSNLPHSGYSDNAVLKLAEPYGKIKNYILMRMKSQAFIEMETREDALAMVEHCANKALWFQGRCVKVDLSEKYKKLVLRIPNKGVELLKKDKTRKRTYSPDSKDSPSDKKSKTEPAQKPESGNTEEKAKEEKQEDAAEPSGAKSGEQTEQDEPSLLLESEDELLVDEEEAAALLESGSSAGEDADVANLADVATEEKKDTPDDATVKTEGNIAATPAAKKKLKKRYVGGFPRSMEGFVTLDEVGDEEDSDHQKLRKSGLAAKAAGKSEDSLAEIKVDKIEELEQESETLENGTKSEDNAKAESVEASEATTAQDTEKSTQENTDPQGEQETKSVLEKPLVPDEFRIGPYQPNIPVGVNYVVPKTGFYCKLCSLFYTNEDVAKKTHCSSLPHYQKLKKILDKMAEDFRQKKEG; encoded by the exons ATGTCCAAGTCATTCCAGCAGTCATCTCTGAGTAGGGATTCACAAGGTCATGGGCGTGACCTCTCTGCAGGAATAGGCCTTCTTGCTGCTGCTACCCAGTCTTTAAATATGCCAGCATCTCTTGGAAGGATGAACCAGGGTACTGCACGCCTTGCTAGCTTAATGAATCTTGGAATGAGTTCTTCATTGAACCAACAAGGATCTCATAGTGCACTGTCTTCTGGTAGTACCTCTTCCCATAATTTGCAGTCTATATTTAACATTGGAAGTAGAGGTCCGCTCCCTTTGTCTTCTCAGCACCGTGGAGATGCAGACCAGGCCACAAACATTTTGGCCAGCTTTGGTCTGTCTGCTAGAGACTTAGATGAACTGAGTCGCTATCCCGAGGACAAGATCACTCCTGAAAACTTGCCTCAGATCCTTCTACAACTTAAAAGGAGGAGAGCTGAAGAAGGTTATGGTAGAGATGGCAGATCATCCACACGGGAACCACCATACAGAGTACCTAGGGATgattgggaagaaaaaaggcattttagaAGAGATAGCTTTGATGATCGTGGTCCTAGTCTCAACCCAGTGGTTGACTATGACCATGGAAGTCGTTCTCAAGAATCTGGTTATTATGACAGAATGGATTATGAAGATGACAGATTGAGAGATGGAGAAAGGTGTAGGGATGAATCTTTTTATGGTGAGACTTCGCATAACTATCATAAATTTGACAGTGAGTATGACAGAATGGGTCGTGGTCCTGGTCCCGAGAGATCTCTCTTTGAGAAAAAGAGAGGTGCTCCTCCAAATAGCAATATTGAAGACTTCCATGGATTCTTACCGAAGGGTTATCCCCATCTGTGCTCTATATGTGATATGCCAGTTCATTCTAATAAG GAGTGGAACCATCACATCAATGGAGCGACTCACAGCCGccgctgccagctgctgctcgAAAT atACCCAGAATGGAATCCTGACAGTGATTCAGGACATGGAAT GGGTGATCCCTTTATGTTGCAGCAATCTACAAACCCTGCGCCGGGAATTTTGGGACCACCCCCACCTCCATTCCACCTTGGAGGACCTCCTGTTGGGCCCAGAG gagctggaaatggaaatatgCAAGGACCCAGACACATGCAGAAGGGCAGAGTG GAAACAAGCAGAGTTGTGCACATCATGGATTTCCAGAGGGGAAAGAACCTGAGATACCAGCTGCTTCAGCTTGTTGAACCCTTTGGGATAATCACAAATCACCTGATTCTAAACAAAATCAATGAG GCATTTATTGAAATGTCAACCACTGAAGATGCCCAGGCTGCAGTGGAGTATTACTCAACAACACCTGCCCTGGTGTTTGGTAAACCAGTCAGAGTCCACTTGTCACAGAAATACAAGAGAATAAAG AAACCTGAGGGTAAACCTGACCAAAAGACTGAGCCACCAAAACCAGAACTTGGTCGTGTGATCCACCTTAGCAACTTGCCCCACTCGGGCTACTCTGACAACGCTGTTCTCAAACTGGCCGAGCCCTACGGGAAGATCAAGAACTACATCCTCATGAGAATGAAAAGCCAG GCCTTTATTGAGATGGAGACCAGAGAAGATGCTTTGGCCATGGTTGAGCATTGTGCCAACAAAGCGCTTTGGTTTCAAGGCAGATGTGTGAAAGTGGATTTATCTGAAAAGTACAAGAAACTGGTGTTAAGG attccCAACAAAGGAGTTGAACTGCTGAAAAAGGATAAAACCAG AAAGAGAACATATTCCCCAGACAGCAAAGATTCTCCCAGTGATAAGAAGTCCAAAACAGAACCTGCTCAGAAACCTGAAAGTGGCAATACAGAAGAAAAGGCGAAAGAGGAGAAACAGGAGGATGCTGCTGAGCCTTCAGGTGCCAAAAGTGGGGAACAGACAGAGCAAGATGAGCCCAGTTTACTCCTGGAGTCTGAAGATGAGCTGCTGGTggatgaggaggaggcagcagcactgttaGAAAGTGGCAGCTCAGCAGGAGAGGATGCGGATGTTGCCAATTTAGCTGATGTGgctactgaggaaaaaaaggacacaCCTGATGATGCGACTGTAAAAACTGAGGGGAATATTGCAGCCACTCCAGCAGCCAAGAAAAAGCTTAAAAAG CGCTACGTGGGCGGCTTCCCGCGCAGCATGGAGGGCTTCGTCACCCTGGACGAGGTGGGCGACGAGGAGGACTCCGACCACCAGAAGCTGCGCAAGTCCGGGCTGGCAGCCAAGGCTGCGGGCAAGAGCGAGGACAGCCTGGCAGAGATCAAGGTGGACAAGATTGAGGAGCTAGAGCAGGAGAGTGAAACGCTAGAAAACGGAACGAAAAGCGAAGACAACGCCAAGGCTGAAAGTGTTGAAGCTTCTGAAGCTACGACAGCACAGGATACTGAGAAAAGCACCCAGGAAAACACAGACCCCCAGGGCGAGCAGGAAACAAAGAGCGTTCTGGAGAAGCCTCTTGTCCCAGATGAGTTTAGGATTGGGCCATACCAGCCAAACATTCCTGTTG GTGTGAATTATGTGGTACCCAAAACAGGGTTTTATTGCAAATTGTGTTCCCTGTTCTACACAAATGAAGATGTTGCAAAAAAGACCCATTGCAGCAGCCTTCCTCATTATCAAAAGTTGAAG AAAATTCTGGATAAAATGGCAGAAGACTTCAGGCAAAAGAAAGAAGgttaa
- the MATR3 gene encoding matrin-3 isoform X2, with amino-acid sequence MSKSFQQSSLSRDSQGHGRDLSAGIGLLAAATQSLNMPASLGRMNQGTARLASLMNLGMSSSLNQQGSHSALSSGSTSSHNLQSIFNIGSRGPLPLSSQHRGDADQATNILASFGLSARDLDELSRYPEDKITPENLPQILLQLKRRRAEEGYGRDGRSSTREPPYRVPRDDWEEKRHFRRDSFDDRGPSLNPVVDYDHGSRSQESGYYDRMDYEDDRLRDGERCRDESFYGETSHNYHKFDSEYDRMGRGPGPERSLFEKKRGAPPNSNIEDFHGFLPKGYPHLCSICDMPVHSNKEWNHHINGATHSRRCQLLLEIYPEWNPDSDSGHGMGDPFMLQQSTNPAPGILGPPPPPFHLGGPPVGPRGAGNGNMQGPRHMQKGRVETSRVVHIMDFQRGKNLRYQLLQLVEPFGIITNHLILNKINEAFIEMSTTEDAQAAVEYYSTTPALVFGKPVRVHLSQKYKRIKKPEGKPDQKTEPPKPELGRVIHLSNLPHSGYSDNAVLKLAEPYGKIKNYILMRMKSQAFIEMETREDALAMVEHCANKALWFQGRCVKVDLSEKYKKLVLRIPNKGVELLKKDKTRKRTYSPDSKDSPSDKKSKTEPAQKPESGNTEEKAKEEKQEDAAEPSGAKSGEQTEQDEPSLLLESEDELLVDEEEAAALLESGSSAGEDADVANLADVATEEKKDTPDDATVKTEGNIAATPAAKKKLKKRYVGGFPRSMEGFVTLDEVGDEEDSDHQKLRKSGLAAKAAGKSEDSLAEIKVDKIEELEQESETLENGTKSEDNAKAESVEASEATTAQDTEKSTQENTDPQGEQETKSVLEKPLVPDEFRIGPYQPNIPVENSG; translated from the exons ATGTCCAAGTCATTCCAGCAGTCATCTCTGAGTAGGGATTCACAAGGTCATGGGCGTGACCTCTCTGCAGGAATAGGCCTTCTTGCTGCTGCTACCCAGTCTTTAAATATGCCAGCATCTCTTGGAAGGATGAACCAGGGTACTGCACGCCTTGCTAGCTTAATGAATCTTGGAATGAGTTCTTCATTGAACCAACAAGGATCTCATAGTGCACTGTCTTCTGGTAGTACCTCTTCCCATAATTTGCAGTCTATATTTAACATTGGAAGTAGAGGTCCGCTCCCTTTGTCTTCTCAGCACCGTGGAGATGCAGACCAGGCCACAAACATTTTGGCCAGCTTTGGTCTGTCTGCTAGAGACTTAGATGAACTGAGTCGCTATCCCGAGGACAAGATCACTCCTGAAAACTTGCCTCAGATCCTTCTACAACTTAAAAGGAGGAGAGCTGAAGAAGGTTATGGTAGAGATGGCAGATCATCCACACGGGAACCACCATACAGAGTACCTAGGGATgattgggaagaaaaaaggcattttagaAGAGATAGCTTTGATGATCGTGGTCCTAGTCTCAACCCAGTGGTTGACTATGACCATGGAAGTCGTTCTCAAGAATCTGGTTATTATGACAGAATGGATTATGAAGATGACAGATTGAGAGATGGAGAAAGGTGTAGGGATGAATCTTTTTATGGTGAGACTTCGCATAACTATCATAAATTTGACAGTGAGTATGACAGAATGGGTCGTGGTCCTGGTCCCGAGAGATCTCTCTTTGAGAAAAAGAGAGGTGCTCCTCCAAATAGCAATATTGAAGACTTCCATGGATTCTTACCGAAGGGTTATCCCCATCTGTGCTCTATATGTGATATGCCAGTTCATTCTAATAAG GAGTGGAACCATCACATCAATGGAGCGACTCACAGCCGccgctgccagctgctgctcgAAAT atACCCAGAATGGAATCCTGACAGTGATTCAGGACATGGAAT GGGTGATCCCTTTATGTTGCAGCAATCTACAAACCCTGCGCCGGGAATTTTGGGACCACCCCCACCTCCATTCCACCTTGGAGGACCTCCTGTTGGGCCCAGAG gagctggaaatggaaatatgCAAGGACCCAGACACATGCAGAAGGGCAGAGTG GAAACAAGCAGAGTTGTGCACATCATGGATTTCCAGAGGGGAAAGAACCTGAGATACCAGCTGCTTCAGCTTGTTGAACCCTTTGGGATAATCACAAATCACCTGATTCTAAACAAAATCAATGAG GCATTTATTGAAATGTCAACCACTGAAGATGCCCAGGCTGCAGTGGAGTATTACTCAACAACACCTGCCCTGGTGTTTGGTAAACCAGTCAGAGTCCACTTGTCACAGAAATACAAGAGAATAAAG AAACCTGAGGGTAAACCTGACCAAAAGACTGAGCCACCAAAACCAGAACTTGGTCGTGTGATCCACCTTAGCAACTTGCCCCACTCGGGCTACTCTGACAACGCTGTTCTCAAACTGGCCGAGCCCTACGGGAAGATCAAGAACTACATCCTCATGAGAATGAAAAGCCAG GCCTTTATTGAGATGGAGACCAGAGAAGATGCTTTGGCCATGGTTGAGCATTGTGCCAACAAAGCGCTTTGGTTTCAAGGCAGATGTGTGAAAGTGGATTTATCTGAAAAGTACAAGAAACTGGTGTTAAGG attccCAACAAAGGAGTTGAACTGCTGAAAAAGGATAAAACCAG AAAGAGAACATATTCCCCAGACAGCAAAGATTCTCCCAGTGATAAGAAGTCCAAAACAGAACCTGCTCAGAAACCTGAAAGTGGCAATACAGAAGAAAAGGCGAAAGAGGAGAAACAGGAGGATGCTGCTGAGCCTTCAGGTGCCAAAAGTGGGGAACAGACAGAGCAAGATGAGCCCAGTTTACTCCTGGAGTCTGAAGATGAGCTGCTGGTggatgaggaggaggcagcagcactgttaGAAAGTGGCAGCTCAGCAGGAGAGGATGCGGATGTTGCCAATTTAGCTGATGTGgctactgaggaaaaaaaggacacaCCTGATGATGCGACTGTAAAAACTGAGGGGAATATTGCAGCCACTCCAGCAGCCAAGAAAAAGCTTAAAAAG CGCTACGTGGGCGGCTTCCCGCGCAGCATGGAGGGCTTCGTCACCCTGGACGAGGTGGGCGACGAGGAGGACTCCGACCACCAGAAGCTGCGCAAGTCCGGGCTGGCAGCCAAGGCTGCGGGCAAGAGCGAGGACAGCCTGGCAGAGATCAAGGTGGACAAGATTGAGGAGCTAGAGCAGGAGAGTGAAACGCTAGAAAACGGAACGAAAAGCGAAGACAACGCCAAGGCTGAAAGTGTTGAAGCTTCTGAAGCTACGACAGCACAGGATACTGAGAAAAGCACCCAGGAAAACACAGACCCCCAGGGCGAGCAGGAAACAAAGAGCGTTCTGGAGAAGCCTCTTGTCCCAGATGAGTTTAGGATTGGGCCATACCAGCCAAACATTCCTGTTG AAAATTCTGGATAA
- the MATR3 gene encoding matrin-3 isoform X4 yields MGDPFMLQQSTNPAPGILGPPPPPFHLGGPPVGPRGAGNGNMQGPRHMQKGRVETSRVVHIMDFQRGKNLRYQLLQLVEPFGIITNHLILNKINEAFIEMSTTEDAQAAVEYYSTTPALVFGKPVRVHLSQKYKRIKKPEGKPDQKTEPPKPELGRVIHLSNLPHSGYSDNAVLKLAEPYGKIKNYILMRMKSQAFIEMETREDALAMVEHCANKALWFQGRCVKVDLSEKYKKLVLRIPNKGVELLKKDKTRKRTYSPDSKDSPSDKKSKTEPAQKPESGNTEEKAKEEKQEDAAEPSGAKSGEQTEQDEPSLLLESEDELLVDEEEAAALLESGSSAGEDADVANLADVATEEKKDTPDDATVKTEGNIAATPAAKKKLKKRYVGGFPRSMEGFVTLDEVGDEEDSDHQKLRKSGLAAKAAGKSEDSLAEIKVDKIEELEQESETLENGTKSEDNAKAESVEASEATTAQDTEKSTQENTDPQGEQETKSVLEKPLVPDEFRIGPYQPNIPVGVNYVVPKTGFYCKLCSLFYTNEDVAKKTHCSSLPHYQKLKKILDKMAEDFRQKKEG; encoded by the exons AT GGGTGATCCCTTTATGTTGCAGCAATCTACAAACCCTGCGCCGGGAATTTTGGGACCACCCCCACCTCCATTCCACCTTGGAGGACCTCCTGTTGGGCCCAGAG gagctggaaatggaaatatgCAAGGACCCAGACACATGCAGAAGGGCAGAGTG GAAACAAGCAGAGTTGTGCACATCATGGATTTCCAGAGGGGAAAGAACCTGAGATACCAGCTGCTTCAGCTTGTTGAACCCTTTGGGATAATCACAAATCACCTGATTCTAAACAAAATCAATGAG GCATTTATTGAAATGTCAACCACTGAAGATGCCCAGGCTGCAGTGGAGTATTACTCAACAACACCTGCCCTGGTGTTTGGTAAACCAGTCAGAGTCCACTTGTCACAGAAATACAAGAGAATAAAG AAACCTGAGGGTAAACCTGACCAAAAGACTGAGCCACCAAAACCAGAACTTGGTCGTGTGATCCACCTTAGCAACTTGCCCCACTCGGGCTACTCTGACAACGCTGTTCTCAAACTGGCCGAGCCCTACGGGAAGATCAAGAACTACATCCTCATGAGAATGAAAAGCCAG GCCTTTATTGAGATGGAGACCAGAGAAGATGCTTTGGCCATGGTTGAGCATTGTGCCAACAAAGCGCTTTGGTTTCAAGGCAGATGTGTGAAAGTGGATTTATCTGAAAAGTACAAGAAACTGGTGTTAAGG attccCAACAAAGGAGTTGAACTGCTGAAAAAGGATAAAACCAG AAAGAGAACATATTCCCCAGACAGCAAAGATTCTCCCAGTGATAAGAAGTCCAAAACAGAACCTGCTCAGAAACCTGAAAGTGGCAATACAGAAGAAAAGGCGAAAGAGGAGAAACAGGAGGATGCTGCTGAGCCTTCAGGTGCCAAAAGTGGGGAACAGACAGAGCAAGATGAGCCCAGTTTACTCCTGGAGTCTGAAGATGAGCTGCTGGTggatgaggaggaggcagcagcactgttaGAAAGTGGCAGCTCAGCAGGAGAGGATGCGGATGTTGCCAATTTAGCTGATGTGgctactgaggaaaaaaaggacacaCCTGATGATGCGACTGTAAAAACTGAGGGGAATATTGCAGCCACTCCAGCAGCCAAGAAAAAGCTTAAAAAG CGCTACGTGGGCGGCTTCCCGCGCAGCATGGAGGGCTTCGTCACCCTGGACGAGGTGGGCGACGAGGAGGACTCCGACCACCAGAAGCTGCGCAAGTCCGGGCTGGCAGCCAAGGCTGCGGGCAAGAGCGAGGACAGCCTGGCAGAGATCAAGGTGGACAAGATTGAGGAGCTAGAGCAGGAGAGTGAAACGCTAGAAAACGGAACGAAAAGCGAAGACAACGCCAAGGCTGAAAGTGTTGAAGCTTCTGAAGCTACGACAGCACAGGATACTGAGAAAAGCACCCAGGAAAACACAGACCCCCAGGGCGAGCAGGAAACAAAGAGCGTTCTGGAGAAGCCTCTTGTCCCAGATGAGTTTAGGATTGGGCCATACCAGCCAAACATTCCTGTTG GTGTGAATTATGTGGTACCCAAAACAGGGTTTTATTGCAAATTGTGTTCCCTGTTCTACACAAATGAAGATGTTGCAAAAAAGACCCATTGCAGCAGCCTTCCTCATTATCAAAAGTTGAAG AAAATTCTGGATAAAATGGCAGAAGACTTCAGGCAAAAGAAAGAAGgttaa